The Spirosoma sp. SC4-14 DNA window CGATCTTATCGATAAAATACTGGAGAATTTCTTTGGCAGGTCGGTAATCGACAAACCCTTTCTGGCTATCGTTTGGGTATAGCCAGCTCTGTACTGGCACACCATTGACAGAGCCGACCTCTTGCACCGCAAATTTTGCGGCACCAATCACCATCACTTTAGTTGGAATGGGAGCACTCTCCTGCCAGCGGGTCAGTTTACGACCATTAGCCAGGTTGGTTTCCCCCATAAATTTACCATTGGCAATGACCCGGTAGCTGGCAGGCGCATTAACGGCAAACGAGCAGGTTGCTTTGTCGGACGGATGATCGACCACGGGCAGGTAGTTGCGTGCGTTGTTGGGCCAGTTGTCGCCGAAAAAAGTACGTTCGCCAAATTTGTTATGGCTAATGATTAAGCCTCGGGCGGGCGTTCCATCGTAGCGAATCGTTAATTCAGTCGGCTGACCGGGTTGAGCGGTTGGAAGGTTGATAAAAACCCGATCGTTGCGCTGACTGAATGGAGCGGTTTTACCATCGGCCAGATGCACTTCCCGCACGGTCATACCGCTGGAATCGGCTTTGCCGCTAATCAGATCGAACCAAACCGTTTGCCGATCGTCGGCACGGGTAAACCGAATGGTTGTTTCTCCTTTTATCTGATTGGTTGAGTCGCTCAACGTAAGCGAAAAGGCATAGTTCTGCACATCAACGCCGGGCTGCATATAGCGGGCGGCATAGCTTGCCAACTGCGCATACGATCCGGTTGTGAGGCAAAGGAAAAGAAAACAGATTTTAAAACGCAAGAGAGTCATTGATCAGTAGATATACACACATTATTGTCCACAGAGGGCACAAAGTATTAGATACCCAATATGCACCTTGTGCCCTCTGTGTCTCTGTGGACAATAATAAAGCTTAACTAAAATTTTATTGTCTAAAAACGAACTACCGGGCTTAATCTTCGGCTAGTGTCTGGGAAATATTCATGCGATAGACACCCAGAGCAGGCAGAGCCGCAGCCAGCACGCCAACCAGCACCGCAATACCGAGCAAAATCCACTCTTCGGGCAGAATGCTAAAGGCAGCCAGATTGTAGTGATACTCCGACGACACACTGGTTGAAAACAGCCACAAACCAACGCGGCTCAGTAAAATACCCAGCACAAAGCCAAGCAACGCCAACACCAACCCTTCCAGCACCAGCATACCAAACAGTTGTGCCCGCGTAGCGCCCATCGACAGCATCAGGGCCATTTCATACCGGCGTTCTTTTAACGAATTATAGAGCGATACAAACACACTGACTCCCGAGATGAGCATGATCACAATAGCCAGCCCGCGCAACGTTTCAACACCGACCCCAAGCAGTGAGAACAACCGGTTGATTTCGATGTTGGGCAGTGCTGCCTGTAGTTTTGAATTGGTATTGATTCCACGGGCAATCATCATTCCGAGTGGATTGCGGAACTGAATCAGCATACTGGTGATTTCACGTGGTTCCTCCTCGTGCGCTTCGCCTTCTTCATGATGTTCTTCACCATGCGCTTCGTGGTGCTCGTGAATCGCCCAGACACTTGAAAGCGGAGTTAGAATGAGTTGATCGGCTACTGTATTGCTGGGATTCAGAATGCCGACCACCTTATATTTAGAGTCGGCATGTTCTTCGCCTTCGGCATCGAGCCCGTGCGACCCGGCAAACGTATCGCCTATTTTCAGCCCCGCCACTTCGGCCACCCGTGGACCAATTACCGTTTCCAGATCGCCCTGAAACATACGGCCCTGGCCAACGGTGGCGCCAAAATGATCGAGGTATTTTTTGTTGGTACCTACAATGCGAAATGACCGATAATTGTCGCCCATAGACAGCGGGATCGCCGTTTTGATCATTGGATTTCGCGATAGCTTCTCGGCTTCTTCGAGCGGAATATTACCCGTTGGCGAATCGATCTGATAGATACTCGACAGAATCAGTTGCAGCGGACTACCTTTTGCGCCCAACACCATGTCTATGCCTTTAATATTTTTCCGAAACTGGTCGTCCAGTTGCTTATTCAGCAGCAGCAGCAGCGAAATAATGGTGATGCCGAAGGTCATTAGCAGCCCACTCAGGAAACTGCTCAGAGGTTTGTCTTTCAGGTTGCTCCAACTAATTCGGAAGAGATTCATGGTGGCTGATGAACGCAGTTTGGTCAGAAAAAAGGCAAATTACAGGCTTATTACAAATCCAGCTTAAAATGATGACTCACTATGTTAAATCGTTTATTGAGATACAGACGGTGCGCATCATAACGAGCCGGATTTTGGCCCGAATCAAGCGAGACACACTGACAACCGTTCTGGCGAGCCTGCTCAATAACAAAATCAAGCAGCTTACTGGCATAGCCTTTCCCACGCGCTTCGGGAAGCGTCGACAGGTCGTCGATATAAATGGTTTTTCCGCTATAGAGCACATTCATAAACCGATAGCCAACTACGGCAGGCGACGGTTTCGGGGCATCGCCTTCGTCGACAAAAGCCAGCACGAAACGATCTTCATTTTGCTGAATACGAATTTGTTCGAGAGCCTGCTCTTCGGTCAGGTGCGAACGCAGCGCCAGCATGGCAGGCAAACAACGCCGGATATCGGCATCAGAATGGGCAATTGATATAGTCATAGGTTTGCACGAATATCGGCCAGTAATACGTCGCCACCCTGCGCCAGAATACGCTCGGCCAGTGCATGGCCCAGCATCGGCGCTTCTTCGGGAGTGCCGGTAAATGTTTCCCGCAGGAGCTGGCTTCCGTCCAGGCTAACCAGCCCACCAGTCAGGCTAATGGTTTGCTCATCGGTCCAGCGGGCTAGTGCAAACGACGGAATGCTACAGCCGCCTTCCAGCCGGGCCAGAAACGCCCGCTCGGCCCGCAAACAGGATTCGGTTAATGCATGATTGGTAAACCGCCGTACCACATTGACTTTCTCAATTGCCAGTGTACCGGCAATTTCAATGGCAATGCTTCCCTGACCAACGGCTGGTGTAAAATCAGACACGGGCAACTGTTCAACAATAAGATCGTCGTAGCCCATTCGATGAACGCCCGCAAAAGCCAGCAACAGCGCATCGCACTGACCTTCGTCGAGCTTGCGCAGGCGCGTTTGCAGGTTTCCCCGCATATCGACGGTAGTTATGTGCGGGCAGAAATGCTTCAGCATCGCCACCCGGCGCGTTGATGAAGTACCAATCGTAAACTCGCGTCCGCCGGTCAACGACAGGGTTTTATCCCGGCTAACCAGTACGTCGTTCGTGAGTTCGCGTTCGGTAAACGCAACGATCGATAACCCTTCGGGCAGATTGGAGGGTAGATCTTTGGCACTATGAACCGCTATATCAATCGTGCCCGCCCGAAGCTGGTCCTCCAGTTCCTGCGTAAAAACCCCTTTACTACCAATTTTCGACAGCGACCGGTCCAGCACCTGATCACCTTTGGTTTCAATAAAAACCAGTTCGGACGAAACACCTCCGCTCTCTAATAAAGTTTGTATGTGCTCAGCCTGCCATACGGCCAAACGGCTGCTGCGTGTGCCAATTCTGATGTGCATGAGTTCAAGGTAATGGGTTACGGTTTAGGGTTTATAGTTTATGGTTGCTTGGCAGGAAGGGATACTAATTGGCAACGCAACCATAAACTATAAACCCTAAACCGTAAACCTCTATGCAAAGGTAGGGCTTAGACGCCACCAAAACAGGTTATGAGGTAGTTAAATCGTTTTAAGGCTTTTGTGGAAGCAAAACCACACAAAACCACAACCACTACGACCATAATTCCCCACTTTGCGGAATTGGACGTTATGGCATAAAAAAAAGCTCACCAATTCTCAATACGTCAAAAAGGCACTCTCCAGCCCAGAATCGCACTAAATCCCTGACAGGGTGACGCAAAAACGGAGCATTAAACCATTAGGCACGTCGTTTGTCTATAAATCAGTACTTGGACAGTAAATAGCAACTCCTATGAAAGCGATAGAAAATGTTTTTCAGGGAACGGGCGGTCAAGTGGATTTGCTCAATACCCTCTACGGTGGTTCGAGCCAAACGACAATGAACGTTGAACGTGAGGACGAACGACTCATCATTAAATTATCGGCACCGGGTGTTAGTGCAAATGCATTCAATGTGCTGATAGAAGGCAGCAAACTGGTTTTGTACACGCTTCTGGTCAGTACATCGGCCCGGAAAGATGAAGAAGGCAACAGCCAACGATTAGCCGTTCCTATGTTCCTTCGCGTTCTGGACATTCCATCGTTTGTTGATGTCGATCATATTGAAGCCGTTCACGAACATGGTCAGGTAATGGTAATGCTTCCCTTCAAAGACGAAGAGCAGTTACACCGCCGGATCGATATTAAAGATTTATTCTGACACTGTTTTCCTGTCCGGGATCATAAGGGTCCTGTAGCCTATAGATGAGAATGCGGTCGCTTCTACGGAAGCGGCCTTTTTTTATGCCTTATCGTCAGCAGCCTCTTACCCGAAGAATCTGCAACCTGCTGAAAATCAATGAAGAATATTTAATTAGAATTATTTCAAGAACTTACTCAATGCACCCATAGCCAACGTGCTGATTGCGTTTGGTTTATCATTTTCGGCAATTTATCTGGTTGTATTCAGGGTTCAAACTAGCTTGCAGAAGTGCCTCAAACGCCTAATTTTGTTGGAATCTATAGTTCACCGATTTCTTCACCAGCCAGTTTTCTCCAACTGGTCAAACCACATAAACCGCTAGTTTCGTCATGGCTCATAACGATGCAATCGAACCGATTTTAGAGGAAGACAAAGGCCGCTTCGTGCTGTTCCCAATTAAGCATTGGGACATTTGGGAGTACTACAAAACACATGAAGCGTCGTTCTGGACAGCCGAAGAAATCGACCTCGGTCAGGACATGAAAGACTGGAACAACCTGAACGACAATGAGCGTCATTTCATTTCGCACGTTCTGGCCTTTTTTGCTGCTTCCGACGGGATTGTCAACGAAAATCTGGCTGTCAATTTCCTGTCAGAAGTGCAGTATGCCGAAGCCAAATGCTTTTATGGTTTTCAGGTAATGATGGAAAATATCCATTCCGAAACCTATTCGCTCCTGATCGATACCTACATTAAAGATGCAGCCGAGAAAGATCGGCTTCTCAATGCCATCGATACAATTCCCTGTGTGCAGAAAAAAGCCGAATGGGCTCTCCGCTGGATCGAAAATGGATCGTTTGCCGAACGCCTGATTGCCTTTGCTGCCGTTGAAGGAATTTTCTTCTCGGGCTCGTTCTGCTCTATCTTCTGGCTCAAAAAGCGCGGTCTGATGCCGGGGCTTACCTTCTCCAACGAACTGATTTCACGCGATGAGGGACTACACCGCGATTTTGCCTGCATGCTGTATACCGATCACATCAAGAACAAAATGCCCGAATCGCAGGTTTACGACATTATCCGTAATGCGGTAGAAATTGAGCAGGAGTTTGTGGCCGATGCATTACCGGTATCGTTGATTGGCATGAATGCCGACCTGATGAAACAATACATCGCCTTTGTGGCCGATCACCTGCTGGTGACGCTGGGATTACAAAAACTCTACAACGTGACCAATCCATTCGATTTCATGGATATGATTTCATTGCAGGGCAAAACAAATTTCTTCGAAAAACGGGTTGGGGAGTATCAGCGTGGCGAGGTAATGGCCAAATTCAGAGCAGCAAAAGCGTCTGCCAACCAGTTGCCAGACGCCGACAATCCGGCTCCTATTCTTACCGTCGAAGAAACAAAAAGTATTACGTTCGACGCCGATTTTTAATCGACACGCCGGTTTATATTAAACAGCCCTGCGCCAATCTCATACCGGGATTGGCGCAGGGCTGTTTAGTTCTATTCGCCCACAACGCAATTGCGGATAGACACCGCTTCGATGACGCTATTTACGTCCGTATCCTGCGGGTCGAAGACGCCAACCTCACTCATTTTGGTCATACACTTGCAGAGGAGTGCTCAGCGAATTGCCCGCTCATAGAGACTCCAATAATCAGCGGCCACGTTTTCCCAGCGAAACCGCCGACTCTGCTGACGTAGTCGTTCGGACATTGCCGGATCGTCTCGAAACGTCTGCATCCCCTTCCGAAATGTTTCGACAATAGTCGATGCATCAAACGATGGGAAATAAAATGCTTCGGAGCCGCCTACTTCGGGCAAACTCGTAAGAGCAGACGTAAACACGGGCTTCCCGAAAGCCATTGCTTCAACAACCGGTAAACCAAAACCTTCCAGCAACGACGGGAATAAAAAAGCATCGCAATGCTCATAAAGCCACCACTTCGTTTGTTCATCAATTGGGCCTGGCATTAGCACCCGATCCAGAACACCCATCTGCTCGGCCTGCTGCCGAATCTGCTGACTATAGGCTGGCTTATCGGGCCCAGCCAGCACTAACCGATAGTCGGGAAAGGCATCGAGAAGGGGTAACAGCGTATGAACATTTTTGTAAGGTTGAAGCATTCCTATAAAAAACAGGAATGGGCCATCGGGTCGAACTGCAGGTGGGTTTACCGGATGCATGGCAGGAATATCGACTCCGCAATAGATAGCTTCAAGACAGGTGGAGGCTGGAACAACCAATTTTTGGCGTACATCCTCGGCTACATACTTCGAAATAGTTGTAATAACATACGCCTGGTCGATACACTGTTGATAGTATTTTTTCTGTCGGCTTTTCCGCTTTTCAGAATATTCGGGTAGTGCTAAATAATTAAGATCCAGAATGGTATAAATCAGCCGGGTCGATCGGGGTGGTAAAAATTTAGATCCCTGGTGCAAACAATGCCAGACATCAAATTTTCGGGGTTGCCAGATACGGTGCCATTTTTTAGCAACAATGTATTCGACCGATGGGCCAAATGCGCCCACCTGTTCGGGCGGAACCAGAAAGGTTAACTCCCAGCCAGGAGGCCGCTGCCGAACCAACTCACGACCCAGATGCAGACACACCTGCCCCAATCCGCTTGATAGGTTAGACATTCGTTCAGTTTCCAGAAAAAGTCGGGGCATTGTGGTTTTTGAGGTAGAAGGTTCCGGAGCAAAAATCAGATAAATAACTCAACTTTTAGTATCCTCCTTATTCTTCGGCTCCCAGCACCTGCCAGATCAGATCCGCTTCGTAACCTTTACTGATGGCATACCGAACCAGTTTCTGCTTAACGATCAGCGGATTATCGTCGCGAAGACTCCGGCGTTTTTTATCCAGCAAATCGACCAGCGTTTCGCGGTAATCGTCGGGTTCGATTTCTTTCATAGCCTGGTCGAGGTTATAACCGGATATCCCCCGCTGCTGAAGATGCTGCTTGATCTTGCGCTTTCCCCAACCTTTAACCCGAAACTTGCCTCCCGCAAACGATTTGGCGAAGCGTTCTTCGTTCAGATAATTCTGCTGGATTAGCTCGGCAATAACTTCTTCGGCATCGTCGCCCAGAACACCCCATTCTTTCAGGCGCTCTCTGACTTCCTGCTGCGTTCGCTCCTGATAGGCACAAAACATAGCCGCTTTACGAAGGGCATCTTTCAAATAATCGGTCATGGTATGAGTATAACAAAAAACGGCGTAAAAGCAGCGAAATCCGCCTGTTCTTTTGCTCGTTTATGCCCAAAAACCGCAATGGCACGGGCAATAAATTTTTATTTTCCCCGGCTTTAATCAGCCTAAAGCTACTGGTTTCTTAACATTCCCTATATTTTTTAACCAAACACACCCTTCTGGCAAACATTTCGCTATATTAGATTCGTTTAGGGGTATATACCAATGTGTTAAGAAGGGACGAACGAATGGAGTCAGAAGAGCGCTTCAATACGGATCAGACGGGGCCTAAAGGTGCTCGTCCAACGATTCAGAATAGTAAAGCAACGGTCCGGCTACCCATGTTACTGGGAATTACACTAGCTGGTGGCGTGCTAATTGGTGCTACGTTTTTTGGGGGAGCAAAGAGCCTGAACACAATTGGGCGAGGATACACCAAATACCGCGAAATCTTACAGTTGATCGAAAATAACTACGTCGATACTGTCAATACCGACGAACTGGTTGATTATTCGATCGAAAAAATGCTCGAAAAGTTAGATCCACATACGGTATACATGAATCCACAGGATGCCATTGCCGCCCGGTCGCAGTTGGAAGGAGGATTCGATGGCATTGGCGTTGAATTCAATATCTATAAGGATACGGTGTATGTAGTAACTCCACTGGCGGGTGGCCCGTCCGAAACGGCTGGTATTCAGAGTGGCGACAAGATCATAAAAGTCGACAATACACCACTGGCGGGTAAAAAAATTGAAAACAGTGCTGTCTTTAAAGCCCTGCGTGGTAAGCGAGGCACCGAAGTTCGGCTAACAATTCTACGAAAGGGTGAAAAAGATCCTAAAATTTTTGCAATCACCCGCGACCGGATTCCTACCTACTCCGTCGATGCGGCTTATATGATTGACAACAAAACGGGTTATATCAAAATCAACCGCTTCTCCGAAACAACCTACGACGAGTTTAAAACGGCACTTACGGCACTGAAGGCTCAGGGCATGAGCCAGCTTCTGATGGACCTTCGAAACAATCCGGGTGGGTATATGGACCGGGCAACCAGTATTGCCGACGAGTTTATATCGGGCAACAAACTGCTGGTTTATACCGACGGAAAAGACAACCGGTACGACCGGCAGACGTTTGCCCGCATTGCCGGACAGTTTGAAGAAGGCCCGCTGATTGTGCTGGTCGATGAAGGAAGTGCTTCTGCATCTGAGATTGTAGCGGGTGCCTTGCAGGACCACGACCGTGCTCTGATAGCTGGCCGACGTTCGTTTGGAAAAGGGCTGGTACAAATGCCCGTGACGCTGTCGGATGGGTCTGAACTTCGATTGACTATATCCCGCTACTATACGCCAAGCGGACGTAGCATTCAGAAACCCTACGTACCGGGTCACGAAGGTGACTACGAAAAAGACCTCGAACTTCGCTCGAAACGGGGCGAATATTACATTGCCGACTCGATCAAAAATGATCCGAAGCTGAAATTTAAAACTGATGGTGGGCGAATCGTATATGGCGGTGGCGGCATCACACCCGACTACTTTATCCCCCGTGATTCGACCTGGCAGACGAGCTATCTGGTGCAACTCTACAGCAAAAACATCATCCGTGAGTTTGCGATGGAATACGCCAATGATAACCGCAGCCGACTGGAAAAAATGCCGTTCTCAGATTTTGACCGGACCGTGACCATCAACGACGATCAGATGAATAAACTGGTAAAGGATGCTACTGCCGAAGGAATTAAGTTTAACGAAAAAGAATATACTCGTTCGAAAAACTACATCCGGACTCAGATCAAGGCCCTGGTTGCCCGGTCTATTTATCAGAAAAATAACAAAGGCGGGCAGAACAATGAATTCTTCCGTGTGATTAGCGAAGCCGACGATACCTACCAGAAGGCGCTAAAACTCTTCGACAGAGCCAATAAGCTCGAACACGGTATGTTTACCTACAACGCACCGGATAAGAAATAGTGTTCCGTGTAGAGTTTACAGTTTTCAGCGCTCTGCGGCATTGAGGTTCTAACCAGGCGGAGCTACCGCAACCTGTAAACTCTACACGGAACACTACTTTTTACTAAACTGGTAGGCCAGCCCCAGATAGGTTTGCATAATACCATATTTAAAATCCTTTCGAGAGTAGGGTGCCAATTCGAAAGCCGCCCGAAGATTGGGCACAAACGGGACTTTGGCCCGAACCCCAACATGCAGGGAGTATCCTTCCAGCACATCACGGCTATCGAGGCCATTCAGAAAGTTAACCCGGATACCCAAACCCGTATAGTAATTAACCTGTTCGCGCCGGGATACGTTGATCATAGGGCACAGTGTTGTACTTAACGACTCAAATGCCGTATTGGTCTGAAATCGGGCATCGACCCAGAAAGCACGGTCGGCATTGGAGCTGACCGACACAACAGAGTTAAACGGATAGTAGGCTACAGAAGCCTGGCCAAAGGCAGCAGCAGTAACGCTCAGAAAAAGTGCGGTCAAGACGTGTTTCATGGCCGCAAAACAACAACTTTCTATTCAGAAACAAAGGTAACGTGCGGTAAAACGACTGATTGGCTTTATAAGGCGAGCGGCTTAGGCGTACGAGTAAATTGGTAATGCTAAATTAGTCGGCATAAATCGGTCTGCTGATCGTTTTTTCAGATGAGCCCCCATATCATCCTGTTGGCTATCAGAACAATGCCGCCAGTTAAGGTGGTCAATCTACTTCCAGGCCGGATAATTAAATAATAATCAGAACTTTCTGGACAATAGCCCTAAAAACTCAACTTATTCTTTTGCATTCGATAATTTCATTTCTGGTGTTCATGTCAAACCATCTGGTATGAAGCAGCAGGAATGGAAAGCACTGGCAGCAGAATGTGCAGGAACGGCTCTGTTAGTTTTTGGAGGCATATCAATGGTCATCCTGAATTTCGGGGCAGGGAGCCCTATTAGCAATTGGCTACCCGATGCATTGATTCGCCGAATTATTACCGGCTTTCTGTTCGGAAGCGTCGGTTGTCTGGTCACGCTCTCACCCCTGGGCCGGTTGAGTGGTGCGCATTTGAATCCATCTGTCACACTAGCCTTTTTCGGACGAGGTCTCATGACCTGGCGGGGTATGATTAGCTATATCGTGGCTCAGTTGGTGGGGGCTGGTGTTGGTGCCACAGCACTATTGGCCTGGGGTGATATGGGTAAAAGTTTGCATGAAGGCATCACCCTACCGGGGCAAAGCGTAATGGCCGCTTTTCTGGGAGAAACAGTTTGCACCTTCTGCCTGATTAGCCTGATTCTACTCTTTACGGGGCATGACCGACTAAAAGCCTATACGCCTTACATGATTCCTTTTTTGTTTGCCCTACTCGTTGGCCTGGAAGCTCCCTTATCGGGGTGTAGTGCAAACCCGGCCCGCAGTTTTGGGCCAGCTCTTATAACCGGCATCTGGACCGATCACTGGCTATATTGGCTTGCTCCGCTAACTGGCACATGCGCAGCCCTGCT harbors:
- a CDS encoding Hsp20/alpha crystallin family protein, coding for MKAIENVFQGTGGQVDLLNTLYGGSSQTTMNVEREDERLIIKLSAPGVSANAFNVLIEGSKLVLYTLLVSTSARKDEEGNSQRLAVPMFLRVLDIPSFVDVDHIEAVHEHGQVMVMLPFKDEEQLHRRIDIKDLF
- a CDS encoding FtsX-like permease family protein, with translation MNLFRISWSNLKDKPLSSFLSGLLMTFGITIISLLLLLNKQLDDQFRKNIKGIDMVLGAKGSPLQLILSSIYQIDSPTGNIPLEEAEKLSRNPMIKTAIPLSMGDNYRSFRIVGTNKKYLDHFGATVGQGRMFQGDLETVIGPRVAEVAGLKIGDTFAGSHGLDAEGEEHADSKYKVVGILNPSNTVADQLILTPLSSVWAIHEHHEAHGEEHHEEGEAHEEEPREITSMLIQFRNPLGMMIARGINTNSKLQAALPNIEINRLFSLLGVGVETLRGLAIVIMLISGVSVFVSLYNSLKERRYEMALMLSMGATRAQLFGMLVLEGLVLALLGFVLGILLSRVGLWLFSTSVSSEYHYNLAAFSILPEEWILLGIAVLVGVLAAALPALGVYRMNISQTLAED
- a CDS encoding regulatory protein RecX, which codes for MTDYLKDALRKAAMFCAYQERTQQEVRERLKEWGVLGDDAEEVIAELIQQNYLNEERFAKSFAGGKFRVKGWGKRKIKQHLQQRGISGYNLDQAMKEIEPDDYRETLVDLLDKKRRSLRDDNPLIVKQKLVRYAISKGYEADLIWQVLGAEE
- a CDS encoding GNAT family N-acetyltransferase, which encodes MTISIAHSDADIRRCLPAMLALRSHLTEEQALEQIRIQQNEDRFVLAFVDEGDAPKPSPAVVGYRFMNVLYSGKTIYIDDLSTLPEARGKGYASKLLDFVIEQARQNGCQCVSLDSGQNPARYDAHRLYLNKRFNIVSHHFKLDL
- a CDS encoding S41 family peptidase, whose protein sequence is MESEERFNTDQTGPKGARPTIQNSKATVRLPMLLGITLAGGVLIGATFFGGAKSLNTIGRGYTKYREILQLIENNYVDTVNTDELVDYSIEKMLEKLDPHTVYMNPQDAIAARSQLEGGFDGIGVEFNIYKDTVYVVTPLAGGPSETAGIQSGDKIIKVDNTPLAGKKIENSAVFKALRGKRGTEVRLTILRKGEKDPKIFAITRDRIPTYSVDAAYMIDNKTGYIKINRFSETTYDEFKTALTALKAQGMSQLLMDLRNNPGGYMDRATSIADEFISGNKLLVYTDGKDNRYDRQTFARIAGQFEEGPLIVLVDEGSASASEIVAGALQDHDRALIAGRRSFGKGLVQMPVTLSDGSELRLTISRYYTPSGRSIQKPYVPGHEGDYEKDLELRSKRGEYYIADSIKNDPKLKFKTDGGRIVYGGGGITPDYFIPRDSTWQTSYLVQLYSKNIIREFAMEYANDNRSRLEKMPFSDFDRTVTINDDQMNKLVKDATAEGIKFNEKEYTRSKNYIRTQIKALVARSIYQKNNKGGQNNEFFRVISEADDTYQKALKLFDRANKLEHGMFTYNAPDKK
- a CDS encoding ribonucleotide-diphosphate reductase subunit beta, giving the protein MAHNDAIEPILEEDKGRFVLFPIKHWDIWEYYKTHEASFWTAEEIDLGQDMKDWNNLNDNERHFISHVLAFFAASDGIVNENLAVNFLSEVQYAEAKCFYGFQVMMENIHSETYSLLIDTYIKDAAEKDRLLNAIDTIPCVQKKAEWALRWIENGSFAERLIAFAAVEGIFFSGSFCSIFWLKKRGLMPGLTFSNELISRDEGLHRDFACMLYTDHIKNKMPESQVYDIIRNAVEIEQEFVADALPVSLIGMNADLMKQYIAFVADHLLVTLGLQKLYNVTNPFDFMDMISLQGKTNFFEKRVGEYQRGEVMAKFRAAKASANQLPDADNPAPILTVEETKSITFDADF
- a CDS encoding aquaporin; this translates as MKQQEWKALAAECAGTALLVFGGISMVILNFGAGSPISNWLPDALIRRIITGFLFGSVGCLVTLSPLGRLSGAHLNPSVTLAFFGRGLMTWRGMISYIVAQLVGAGVGATALLAWGDMGKSLHEGITLPGQSVMAAFLGETVCTFCLISLILLFTGHDRLKAYTPYMIPFLFALLVGLEAPLSGCSANPARSFGPALITGIWTDHWLYWLAPLTGTCAALLLLMFPFFQWLKTDIAKLYHFSHDATGFLRRHKHPATI
- a CDS encoding glycosyltransferase family 1 protein, with protein sequence MPRLFLETERMSNLSSGLGQVCLHLGRELVRQRPPGWELTFLVPPEQVGAFGPSVEYIVAKKWHRIWQPRKFDVWHCLHQGSKFLPPRSTRLIYTILDLNYLALPEYSEKRKSRQKKYYQQCIDQAYVITTISKYVAEDVRQKLVVPASTCLEAIYCGVDIPAMHPVNPPAVRPDGPFLFFIGMLQPYKNVHTLLPLLDAFPDYRLVLAGPDKPAYSQQIRQQAEQMGVLDRVLMPGPIDEQTKWWLYEHCDAFLFPSLLEGFGLPVVEAMAFGKPVFTSALTSLPEVGGSEAFYFPSFDASTIVETFRKGMQTFRDDPAMSERLRQQSRRFRWENVAADYWSLYERAIR
- the hemC gene encoding hydroxymethylbilane synthase; translated protein: MHIRIGTRSSRLAVWQAEHIQTLLESGGVSSELVFIETKGDQVLDRSLSKIGSKGVFTQELEDQLRAGTIDIAVHSAKDLPSNLPEGLSIVAFTERELTNDVLVSRDKTLSLTGGREFTIGTSSTRRVAMLKHFCPHITTVDMRGNLQTRLRKLDEGQCDALLLAFAGVHRMGYDDLIVEQLPVSDFTPAVGQGSIAIEIAGTLAIEKVNVVRRFTNHALTESCLRAERAFLARLEGGCSIPSFALARWTDEQTISLTGGLVSLDGSQLLRETFTGTPEEAPMLGHALAERILAQGGDVLLADIRANL